In Pseudomonadales bacterium, a single window of DNA contains:
- the dut gene encoding dUTP diphosphatase has protein sequence MQKLQIKILDPRIGNEIPLPEYATQGSAGLDLRACIDQDIALAPGQTLLIPTGLAIYLQDPQYAAMLLPRSGLGHKHGIVLGNLVGLIDSDYQGQLMVSCWNRGEASYTIKVGERIAQMIIVPVIQAQFEVVEEFISTERADGGFGHTGGH, from the coding sequence ATGCAAAAACTTCAGATTAAAATTCTCGATCCCCGTATTGGCAATGAAATACCCCTACCAGAATATGCAACGCAAGGCTCCGCCGGGCTCGACTTACGCGCCTGCATTGATCAGGACATAGCACTCGCGCCAGGGCAAACGCTATTAATTCCGACCGGACTAGCAATCTACCTACAAGACCCGCAATACGCAGCCATGCTACTACCTCGATCCGGCCTCGGACATAAACATGGCATCGTCTTGGGTAATTTGGTAGGTTTAATCGATTCGGATTATCAAGGACAATTAATGGTTTCTTGTTGGAATCGTGGAGAAGCAAGCTACACTATAAAGGTTGGCGAACGCATCGCCCAAATGATCATTGTCCCGGTTATCCAAGCTCAGTTTGAAGTGGTAGAAGAATTTATTTCTACTGAGCGGGCCGATGGAGGCTTCGGCCATACTGGAGGGCACTAA
- the argB gene encoding acetylglutamate kinase → MSDPNELQLIPRVLLEALPYIQRFSGKTIVIKYGGNAMIDKELKNSFARDIVLLKHVGINPVVVHGGGPQIGSYLQKLNIESHFFDGMRVTDSETMDVVEMVLGGLVNKEIVNLMNQNGGKAVGLTGKDGHFIKARKLQVTRKTPEMEASEIVDIGHVGEVTCINSSVVDMLVNSDFIPVIAPIGVGEDGVSYNINADLVAGKVAEQLKAEKLILLTNTAGLLDKSGKVLTGLDPEQVKALIADGTIYGGMLPKIRCALDAVAGGVTSSHIIDGRVPHATLLEILTDKGIGTLITHQQQ, encoded by the coding sequence ATGTCCGACCCTAATGAATTACAACTAATCCCCAGAGTTCTCCTGGAAGCGCTACCCTATATTCAACGCTTTAGTGGCAAAACTATCGTGATCAAATACGGCGGCAACGCCATGATCGATAAAGAGCTCAAAAACAGCTTTGCCCGAGATATTGTCCTGCTCAAGCATGTCGGCATCAACCCTGTTGTGGTACATGGTGGCGGGCCTCAAATTGGCTCCTATTTACAAAAACTTAATATCGAATCACATTTTTTTGATGGTATGCGCGTCACCGATAGTGAAACCATGGATGTGGTGGAGATGGTATTAGGGGGCCTCGTCAATAAGGAAATTGTTAATCTGATGAATCAGAACGGCGGCAAAGCGGTGGGACTAACCGGTAAAGATGGCCATTTTATTAAAGCTAGAAAACTGCAAGTTACTCGTAAAACCCCCGAAATGGAGGCCTCTGAAATAGTGGATATCGGACATGTCGGAGAAGTTACCTGTATTAATTCAAGCGTGGTGGATATGTTGGTGAACAGTGATTTCATTCCTGTTATCGCACCGATTGGCGTCGGAGAAGATGGTGTTTCCTACAACATCAATGCTGATCTAGTGGCTGGCAAAGTTGCCGAGCAGCTTAAGGCTGAAAAATTAATTTTACTGACAAATACCGCAGGGCTACTGGATAAATCGGGTAAAGTGTTGACGGGGCTAGACCCCGAGCAAGTGAAAGCGCTTATTGCGGACGGCACTATTTACGGCGGCATGTTGCCTAAAATACGTTGCGCTTTGGACGCAGTAGCTGGCGGAGTCACCAGCAGCCACATTATAGATGGGCGTGTTCCTCACGCGACTTTACTGGAGATTCTTACCGACAAGGGTATAGGCACTCTCATCACCCATCAGCAACAATAA
- the rpmB gene encoding 50S ribosomal protein L28: protein MSKVCQVTGKRPVTGNNVSHAHNKTRRRFLPNLHMHRFWVESEKRFVKLRVSSKGMRIIDKQGIEKVLSDIRARKA from the coding sequence ATGTCTAAAGTATGTCAGGTTACCGGAAAGCGTCCGGTTACTGGAAATAACGTATCACATGCACACAACAAGACGCGCCGTCGGTTTTTGCCAAACCTGCATATGCATCGATTTTGGGTTGAATCAGAGAAGCGATTCGTCAAGCTGCGAGTATCTTCTAAAGGTATGAGAATTATTGATAAGCAGGGTATTGAGAAAGTATTGTCCGATATCCGCGCTCGCAAAGCATAA
- the rpmG gene encoding 50S ribosomal protein L33: MREKIKLVSSEGTGHFYTTTKNKRNMPDKMEIKKYDPVVRKHVLYKEAKIK, encoded by the coding sequence ATGCGCGAAAAAATTAAATTGGTTTCATCTGAAGGTACTGGGCATTTTTATACCACTACCAAAAATAAGCGTAACATGCCCGATAAGATGGAAATCAAAAAATATGATCCAGTGGTTCGTAAGCATGTGCTTTATAAAGAAGCTAAAATAAAATAA
- the gmk gene encoding guanylate kinase, with protein MTNPPGTLFIISAPSGAGKTSLVRALIEKVPSIVVSVSFTTRPKRAGEEDGVHYNFVSKQTFEEMLEQSDFLEYATVFGNKYGTSQSRVEKQLAAGQDVILEIDWQGAAQVRRLMPASVGIFILPPSKQTLRARLESRGQDDQSTIEHRTAQAVDEMSHYAEYDYLLVNDQFDEALRQLIAIVESRRLSITKQQSALKELLSELLA; from the coding sequence ATGACAAATCCCCCCGGTACACTTTTTATCATCTCCGCTCCTTCTGGAGCCGGAAAGACCAGTTTAGTGCGCGCGCTGATCGAAAAAGTGCCTTCCATTGTGGTCTCCGTTTCTTTCACAACTCGACCAAAACGGGCGGGCGAGGAAGATGGCGTTCATTATAATTTCGTTTCAAAACAAACCTTTGAAGAAATGCTAGAACAAAGTGATTTTCTGGAATACGCCACGGTCTTTGGCAACAAATATGGCACCTCGCAAAGCCGCGTTGAGAAACAGCTAGCAGCAGGCCAGGATGTTATTTTGGAAATTGACTGGCAGGGTGCTGCACAGGTGCGCCGGTTAATGCCGGCAAGCGTGGGCATTTTTATTTTGCCACCCTCCAAGCAAACGCTCAGAGCCCGGCTGGAATCTCGCGGACAGGATGATCAGTCAACCATTGAGCATCGTACGGCGCAGGCGGTGGATGAAATGTCCCATTATGCAGAGTATGACTATCTGCTGGTCAACGATCAGTTCGATGAAGCACTGCGACAACTTATCGCTATTGTGGAGTCTCGTCGTCTTTCCATCACCAAGCAACAAAGCGCGCTCAAAGAGTTACTCTCTGAGCTGTTGGCATAG
- a CDS encoding phosphomannomutase/phosphoglucomutase, translating to MSKTKTAASPNDARKAIEPDQSLFKFSFFSLLGSVAALAVTAFLLFTLVINGSNKQLTATFFQSYAQTYTNYFNQKLAQLQHQLAHISTQTELAKVLQQQNLQAIADAEKVITANIPDLIKVKLLPYSGASLNREKYQLSFREVDMVNRAEQGDEVSAESHSYEGETVIRMVQAVKTLKKDTIAGVILATYHLNALQNQLNNFDTSNGAMRLEQVFRGSEPQTLIHLGASFNPNEPILDLKLDAPHLRVQFQPSTKLAQANSLSNLSFWLPLAFALIGVTLSILFSYLKLRTSVRSDAISLINYSRALINGEEEATPKFSLSLFHSMARTLANTEHDKALDNEIAKPVAAENFADSQAVPADAMEVDELLDTELEDEDILDLDLDTLVNPSTVRNDITLSEENTTDNQPAISPREISASIFRAYDIRGIVDETLDTDVAYRLGQAVGTVAKIKGNDSVVVGADGRLSSPELCAALVRGLRDSGSDVINIGTVPTPMVYFATNVTEAKSGIMITGSHNPSNYNGFKIVVDGNTLAGQEIQSLRQMIERNQFNSGNGALDDLDILGNYIEQITSDIAIGKPLKVVLDCGNGVAGVVAPKLIEALGCEVIPLYCEIDGRFPNHHPDPGKPENLKDLIDTVLAQQADIGLAFDGDGDRLGVVTNRGNIIWPDRLMMLFAKDVASRNPGADIIFDVKCSRRLAGLISNYGGRPIMWKTGHSLIKAKMRETGALLAGEMSGHIFFKERWFGFDDGIYSAARLLEILGLDERDADTLFEAFPDDISTPEINIKVTDESKFDIVSQLQQEANFADAEVITIDGIRADFDNGWGLVRASNTTPVLVLRFGADDEAALAQIQSRFKQALLAVAPDLKIPF from the coding sequence TTGTCAAAAACAAAAACTGCGGCATCACCCAACGACGCCCGCAAGGCGATTGAACCCGATCAGAGTTTGTTCAAGTTTAGCTTTTTCAGCTTGCTTGGTTCGGTGGCGGCACTCGCTGTTACTGCCTTTTTACTATTTACGCTGGTTATTAATGGCAGTAACAAGCAACTTACCGCAACTTTTTTTCAATCCTATGCGCAAACCTATACGAATTATTTCAACCAGAAGCTTGCGCAGCTACAACATCAGTTAGCGCACATCTCGACGCAAACAGAACTCGCAAAGGTATTACAGCAACAGAATCTTCAAGCAATTGCCGATGCTGAAAAAGTTATTACCGCTAATATTCCTGACCTCATTAAGGTCAAACTGTTACCCTATAGCGGCGCCAGCCTGAACCGGGAAAAATATCAACTTAGTTTTCGGGAAGTGGATATGGTTAACCGTGCCGAACAGGGTGACGAGGTCTCGGCAGAATCTCACTCCTATGAAGGCGAGACAGTAATTCGCATGGTGCAGGCGGTTAAAACCCTTAAAAAAGATACGATTGCAGGTGTAATACTGGCTACTTATCACCTGAATGCACTCCAAAATCAATTAAATAACTTTGACACCAGCAACGGCGCTATGCGCTTGGAACAAGTATTTCGCGGCAGTGAACCGCAAACACTGATTCACCTCGGTGCCAGCTTTAACCCCAATGAGCCCATTCTTGACCTAAAGCTTGATGCCCCGCACCTGCGCGTGCAATTTCAACCTTCTACCAAATTGGCGCAAGCCAATAGCCTTTCCAACCTCTCCTTCTGGCTACCTCTGGCTTTTGCTTTGATTGGCGTAACTCTAAGTATCCTATTCTCATATTTAAAACTCAGAACAAGCGTCCGCAGTGATGCCATTAGTTTGATTAATTATTCTCGCGCCCTCATCAATGGCGAAGAAGAAGCCACGCCCAAATTTTCCCTGAGCCTGTTCCACAGTATGGCTCGTACGCTGGCAAATACTGAGCACGACAAAGCACTAGACAATGAAATTGCTAAACCCGTAGCAGCTGAAAATTTTGCTGACTCTCAGGCAGTGCCGGCTGACGCGATGGAAGTTGACGAGTTGCTGGATACTGAGCTGGAAGATGAGGACATTCTCGACCTTGATTTAGATACCTTGGTAAACCCTTCTACGGTCAGAAATGACATCACCTTAAGCGAGGAGAATACGACTGATAATCAACCCGCCATTTCCCCGCGAGAAATTTCCGCCAGTATATTCCGCGCCTATGACATTCGTGGCATCGTCGATGAAACTTTGGATACCGATGTCGCCTACCGCCTGGGCCAGGCAGTGGGAACCGTAGCGAAAATCAAAGGCAATGACTCTGTCGTAGTCGGCGCTGACGGGCGTTTATCCAGCCCGGAATTATGTGCCGCGCTGGTCCGAGGACTGCGTGATAGTGGTAGCGATGTGATTAATATTGGAACCGTGCCCACTCCAATGGTTTACTTCGCGACCAATGTCACTGAAGCTAAGTCAGGCATTATGATTACCGGCAGTCATAATCCGTCAAATTACAACGGCTTTAAAATTGTGGTTGATGGCAACACCTTGGCTGGCCAAGAAATTCAATCTCTGCGTCAAATGATCGAAAGAAATCAGTTTAACTCTGGCAACGGAGCCTTGGATGATTTGGATATCCTGGGCAATTATATCGAACAAATCACCAGCGATATTGCAATTGGCAAACCATTAAAGGTCGTACTCGACTGCGGTAATGGTGTTGCTGGCGTAGTTGCGCCAAAACTGATCGAGGCCTTGGGCTGCGAAGTAATCCCCCTTTACTGCGAAATAGACGGTCGATTTCCGAATCATCATCCTGATCCGGGCAAACCAGAAAACCTCAAGGATTTAATCGACACCGTGTTAGCTCAGCAGGCTGATATCGGCTTGGCCTTTGACGGTGATGGTGACCGCCTGGGAGTGGTTACTAATCGCGGCAATATCATCTGGCCAGATCGATTAATGATGCTGTTTGCTAAAGACGTCGCCTCGCGCAATCCCGGTGCTGATATCATTTTCGACGTTAAGTGTTCTCGACGCTTAGCCGGCCTGATTAGTAATTACGGCGGGCGGCCCATCATGTGGAAAACGGGGCATTCTCTGATTAAGGCCAAAATGCGAGAAACCGGAGCCTTGCTTGCGGGCGAAATGAGCGGTCACATATTTTTTAAAGAACGCTGGTTTGGGTTTGACGATGGCATCTACAGCGCAGCCCGACTATTGGAAATTCTTGGGCTCGACGAAAGAGATGCTGACACCCTTTTTGAGGCATTTCCAGACGATATCAGCACGCCGGAGATTAATATTAAAGTGACGGACGAAAGCAAATTCGATATCGTGTCTCAACTACAACAGGAAGCGAATTTTGCTGACGCCGAAGTAATAACCATTGACGGCATCCGCGCCGACTTTGACAATGGCTGGGGTCTGGTGCGGGCCTCCAATACCACACCCGTTTTGGTACTGCGTTTCGGCGCAGACGATGAGGCTGCCCTGGCGCAGATACAAAGCCGATTTAAACAAGCATTACTCGCCGTGGCTCCTGATCTCAAGATTCCTTTTTAA
- the coaBC gene encoding bifunctional phosphopantothenoylcysteine decarboxylase/phosphopantothenate--cysteine ligase CoaBC — MHRLTNKQILLGITGGIAAYKSAELSRLLIDAGATVRVVMTQAAQEFITPLTMQALTGNPVHTKLLDPSTEAGMGHIELARWADIILIAPASANFMARLAQGRGDDLLTTLCLASRAPIALAPAMNQAMWQDVNTQRNLRRLQEDGKIIMGPGHGAQACGDVGPGRMLEPAELLRLTANQFEQYALSGKHLVITAGPTREAIDPVRYITNNSSGKMGYALAEAAVEAGAKVTLISGPVSLSPPPRVKLEAVISAQQMYESALRLAPVCDIFIASAAVADYSPLRVAPQKIKSSPDTMRIELKKTLDIVAAVAAIPDKPYTVGFAAETQDLISYAQNKLKNKKLDMIVANDVSTKGIGFDSDDNAVTLIWPERSINLEQSSKRQIARQIITAISQQINLTKKINYAKTSD; from the coding sequence ATGCACCGTCTCACTAACAAACAGATTTTACTCGGCATTACTGGCGGCATTGCCGCCTACAAAAGCGCAGAACTATCACGTCTCCTAATAGATGCCGGCGCTACTGTTCGCGTAGTAATGACGCAGGCTGCACAAGAATTTATTACACCCCTAACGATGCAAGCGCTAACTGGAAATCCGGTTCACACCAAGCTGCTTGACCCCAGCACTGAGGCGGGCATGGGGCATATCGAGCTGGCGCGCTGGGCGGATATTATTTTGATCGCCCCCGCCAGCGCAAATTTTATGGCGCGATTAGCACAGGGACGAGGTGATGATCTATTAACAACCCTGTGCTTGGCATCGAGAGCGCCGATTGCTTTAGCTCCAGCTATGAATCAAGCAATGTGGCAAGATGTCAACACTCAACGCAACCTAAGGAGACTGCAGGAAGACGGCAAAATTATCATGGGGCCTGGGCACGGAGCACAAGCTTGTGGTGATGTTGGCCCCGGAAGGATGTTGGAACCTGCTGAATTACTAAGACTAACCGCCAATCAATTTGAACAATATGCATTGAGCGGTAAACACCTAGTGATCACCGCAGGACCGACACGCGAAGCAATCGACCCAGTTCGATACATTACCAATAATAGCTCTGGAAAAATGGGTTATGCGCTCGCTGAAGCCGCTGTTGAGGCTGGCGCAAAAGTAACGCTGATCAGTGGGCCAGTATCGCTATCACCACCACCAAGGGTAAAGCTAGAAGCCGTTATTAGTGCGCAGCAGATGTATGAGTCGGCACTACGCTTGGCTCCAGTCTGCGATATCTTTATTGCTTCAGCGGCAGTTGCCGATTATAGCCCATTGCGTGTTGCTCCTCAGAAAATAAAAAGCTCTCCTGACACTATGAGGATTGAGCTGAAGAAGACATTGGATATCGTAGCGGCGGTAGCGGCGATACCGGACAAACCCTATACAGTGGGATTTGCCGCAGAAACCCAGGATTTGATTAGCTACGCTCAAAATAAATTAAAAAACAAGAAGCTTGATATGATTGTGGCAAACGACGTTTCTACCAAGGGTATCGGCTTTGACAGCGATGATAACGCGGTCACGCTGATTTGGCCGGAGCGTAGCATCAATCTAGAACAATCATCCAAACGCCAAATTGCGCGCCAAATAATTACCGCTATTTCCCAACAAATCAACCTCACAAAAAAAATAAACTATGCAAAAACTTCAGATTAA
- the pyrE gene encoding orotate phosphoribosyltransferase, whose product MQDYQRSFIDFAIKQQVLCFGEFTLKSGRISPYFFNAGLFNSGAALAQLGRFYASAIQASGIKYDVMLGPAYKGIPLVATTAVALANEYHLDIPYVFNRKEKKQHGEGGQLVGAPMRGRILIIDDVITAGTAIREVMQLIKQNGATPAAVVIALNRQEKGQGQLSAIQEVERDFGIPVISIINLNDLVDYFNERADVSGLLEDLQTYRARYGVN is encoded by the coding sequence ATGCAGGATTATCAACGTAGCTTTATTGATTTCGCTATTAAACAGCAGGTGTTGTGTTTTGGCGAGTTCACCCTAAAATCAGGACGGATAAGTCCTTATTTTTTTAATGCCGGTCTTTTTAATAGCGGTGCAGCACTTGCTCAATTAGGGCGTTTTTATGCCTCTGCGATACAAGCGTCTGGAATAAAGTATGACGTCATGCTCGGTCCCGCTTATAAAGGTATACCTTTGGTGGCTACTACAGCAGTGGCATTGGCTAATGAGTATCATTTAGATATCCCCTACGTCTTTAACCGCAAAGAGAAAAAACAACACGGTGAAGGTGGACAGCTAGTCGGGGCGCCAATGCGTGGCAGGATTTTAATTATCGATGATGTGATAACCGCCGGTACGGCAATCCGTGAGGTAATGCAACTAATCAAGCAGAATGGTGCAACTCCCGCCGCCGTAGTCATTGCGTTGAATCGACAAGAAAAAGGTCAGGGACAACTCTCTGCTATCCAAGAGGTGGAGCGGGACTTCGGTATTCCTGTTATCAGCATTATTAACCTCAACGATCTGGTGGACTACTTTAATGAACGAGCGGACGTTTCTGGTTTGCTGGAAGACCTGCAGACTTATCGCGCTCGTTATGGCGTGAATTAA
- a CDS encoding YicC family protein — translation MTISMTAFARQEAQTEWGVLIWEIRSVNHRYLETQFRLPENFRELEPPLRELLRKKLSRGKIESSLFYRNTNEDSASLKIDTELLNQLQQALAQVSQHTGAAESCNSLELLKWPGVLQTADIEYDKVKKTAFQLYQDALKQLVDMRKQEGSALAKFIEQRLASIDKVTTDIRGKIPKVLDQQKQRLISRYEELCINLDSSRIEQEMALLIQKADVEEELDRLKTHVKEVKRTLKQSGAVGRRLDFLMQELNREANTLSSKAIDTDITQAAVELKVLIEQMREQIQNIE, via the coding sequence ATGACCATCAGTATGACCGCCTTTGCGCGCCAGGAAGCACAAACTGAATGGGGTGTATTAATCTGGGAAATACGATCAGTTAACCATCGTTACTTAGAAACGCAGTTTCGCTTACCGGAAAACTTTAGAGAGTTAGAGCCACCGTTACGTGAATTACTACGCAAAAAATTATCCCGCGGCAAAATAGAATCAAGTTTGTTTTACCGCAACACCAACGAAGATTCCGCAAGTTTAAAAATTGACACGGAGCTTCTTAACCAGCTGCAACAAGCCTTAGCCCAAGTCAGCCAACATACGGGGGCAGCGGAAAGCTGTAATTCTCTGGAGTTGTTAAAGTGGCCAGGGGTTTTACAAACGGCTGACATCGAATATGACAAGGTTAAGAAAACGGCCTTTCAGCTTTACCAAGATGCACTCAAACAACTGGTGGATATGCGCAAACAAGAAGGGAGCGCTCTCGCTAAATTTATTGAGCAACGGCTGGCAAGCATCGACAAAGTAACCACCGATATTCGGGGTAAAATCCCCAAGGTGCTGGATCAGCAAAAACAAAGACTGATCAGTCGCTATGAAGAACTGTGCATCAATCTTGATTCTTCACGTATTGAGCAAGAAATGGCTCTGCTGATACAGAAAGCTGATGTAGAGGAGGAACTTGACCGCTTAAAAACGCATGTTAAGGAAGTCAAACGCACCTTAAAACAATCCGGTGCCGTTGGCCGCCGCTTGGATTTTTTGATGCAGGAACTTAACCGCGAAGCTAACACGCTTTCATCTAAAGCGATTGATACCGATATTACTCAAGCAGCAGTGGAGCTTAAGGTTTTAATTGAACAGATGCGTGAGCAAATCCAAAACATAGAATAG
- the rpoZ gene encoding DNA-directed RNA polymerase subunit omega produces MARITVEDCLGNVENRFELVMLATKRARQIATGGKTPLVKEDSDKPTVIALREIAEGLITPALLKQSNKFDDDEYEMDVFEEKVSPVDADIDLELSQVLAQTDIDEADEVNDSDQEEE; encoded by the coding sequence ATGGCGCGTATCACTGTAGAAGATTGTTTGGGTAACGTTGAAAATCGTTTTGAACTGGTAATGCTGGCCACCAAGAGAGCGCGTCAAATAGCGACCGGTGGCAAAACACCGTTGGTCAAGGAAGACAGCGATAAACCTACGGTAATCGCTTTACGTGAAATTGCCGAAGGCTTGATAACCCCGGCACTGCTGAAGCAATCCAACAAATTCGATGACGACGAATATGAAATGGATGTCTTCGAAGAAAAAGTCAGCCCTGTTGACGCGGATATTGATTTAGAACTATCGCAAGTGCTAGCGCAAACAGATATCGACGAAGCCGATGAAGTTAATGATTCCGATCAGGAAGAGGAATAA
- the radC gene encoding DNA repair protein RadC — MAIREWPEAERPREKLIKAGAAALSDAELLAIFLRTGIPGLTAVDLARRLLLSFGGLRGILEADFQSFSAQPGLGLAKYAQLQAILEMAHRHLAERMQNGVEITSPDVTREFLSVTMRAYQQEVFACLYLDSQHRLIHFHTHFFGTVDGASVYPRELVKTALKHNAAAVILAHNHPSGVAEPSRADQTITRGIQSALELVDVRVLDHMIVGDGEVISFAERGLI, encoded by the coding sequence ATGGCAATTAGGGAATGGCCAGAAGCCGAGAGGCCCCGAGAAAAATTAATCAAGGCTGGTGCAGCGGCCCTCTCAGATGCGGAGTTGCTTGCCATTTTTCTCCGTACTGGGATACCAGGGTTAACTGCAGTTGACTTAGCTCGCCGTTTATTACTATCTTTTGGTGGTCTGAGAGGGATTTTAGAGGCTGACTTTCAAAGCTTCTCCGCGCAACCTGGTTTGGGGTTAGCCAAGTATGCGCAATTGCAAGCGATCTTGGAAATGGCTCACCGCCATTTGGCTGAACGTATGCAGAACGGAGTCGAAATCACCAGCCCCGATGTAACCAGAGAATTTCTATCCGTCACTATGCGTGCCTACCAGCAGGAAGTATTTGCGTGCCTTTATTTGGATAGTCAGCATCGACTGATCCATTTTCATACGCACTTCTTTGGTACTGTGGATGGTGCTAGCGTCTATCCACGTGAATTGGTGAAGACCGCATTAAAGCACAATGCGGCTGCAGTCATTTTGGCGCACAACCACCCCTCCGGAGTGGCGGAGCCGAGCAGAGCCGATCAAACGATCACGCGGGGCATACAGTCGGCGCTAGAGCTGGTGGATGTGCGAGTACTTGACCATATGATAGTTGGGGATGGGGAGGTTATTTCCTTTGCTGAGCGTGGGTTGATATGA
- the rph gene encoding ribonuclease PH — protein sequence MRPSGRTTDQLRPINISRGYTKHAEGSVLVEFGDTKVICTASIDSGVPSFLKGKGEGWITAEYGMLPRSTGSRMGREAARGKQGGRTVEIQRLIGRSLRAAIDLKKLGENTIVIDCDVIQADGGTRTAAITGGCVALVDAVKLLMERGKIKENPIKHLIAAVSVGIYQGQPVLDLDYAEDSKAQTDMNVIMTEQAGFVEVQGTAEDGAFSAEELQGMLMLAQQGIAELVTLQQLALEK from the coding sequence ATGCGTCCAAGCGGTAGAACGACAGATCAATTAAGACCAATCAACATTAGCCGCGGCTATACTAAACATGCAGAGGGCTCGGTATTAGTGGAGTTTGGCGATACCAAAGTGATCTGCACGGCGAGTATTGATTCTGGCGTGCCAAGCTTTTTAAAGGGCAAAGGGGAAGGTTGGATCACCGCTGAATATGGCATGTTGCCGCGCTCTACTGGTTCGCGTATGGGGCGAGAAGCTGCGCGCGGTAAACAAGGTGGTCGCACTGTGGAGATTCAGCGCCTCATAGGCCGTTCCCTGCGTGCTGCGATAGATCTGAAAAAGTTGGGTGAAAATACTATTGTTATCGATTGTGATGTTATTCAAGCCGATGGAGGCACCCGCACTGCGGCCATTACTGGTGGCTGTGTGGCGCTGGTAGATGCCGTAAAACTGTTGATGGAACGAGGCAAAATCAAAGAAAATCCGATCAAACATTTGATCGCCGCCGTCTCTGTGGGTATTTATCAGGGGCAGCCGGTGTTGGATTTGGATTACGCCGAAGACTCCAAGGCGCAAACAGACATGAATGTTATCATGACCGAACAGGCAGGCTTCGTGGAGGTGCAGGGGACAGCTGAAGACGGCGCCTTTAGCGCAGAAGAGCTACAGGGAATGTTAATGCTGGCGCAGCAGGGGATTGCCGAGCTTGTTACCCTGCAGCAACTAGCACTAGAGAAATAA
- the slmA gene encoding nucleoid occlusion factor SlmA, with protein MTKAKTSRREIILQTLAQMLESHPGQRVTTAALAQQVGVSEAALYRHFPSKTKMFEALIEFVEDTLFSRIRIILNEENAAAARCERMLSLIVNFAAKNPGLCRLLTGDALTGENERLRARTSQVFERLETQLKQILRQAEVQENLVVSQSVTATANLLLAWVEGRIIQFVRSGFKQAPNEMWPEQWRLISADLFSQEKFAYLTES; from the coding sequence ATGACAAAAGCTAAAACATCACGCCGAGAAATCATTTTGCAAACGCTAGCACAGATGCTGGAATCACACCCAGGCCAGAGGGTGACGACAGCGGCGTTGGCACAACAGGTAGGAGTATCCGAAGCCGCTCTCTACCGACATTTTCCCAGCAAGACCAAAATGTTTGAGGCGCTGATAGAATTTGTCGAAGACACCCTTTTTTCACGCATTAGAATTATTTTAAATGAAGAAAATGCAGCCGCTGCGCGCTGTGAAAGAATGCTTTCTCTTATTGTTAACTTTGCGGCAAAAAATCCTGGCCTATGCCGACTACTCACGGGAGATGCATTAACTGGTGAAAATGAACGCTTGCGCGCACGCACGTCACAGGTTTTTGAGCGTTTGGAAACACAACTGAAACAGATTTTACGACAAGCGGAAGTACAGGAAAATCTCGTTGTTTCTCAATCAGTTACCGCTACAGCAAACCTACTACTCGCTTGGGTAGAGGGCAGAATTATTCAATTTGTGAGAAGTGGCTTCAAACAGGCGCCAAACGAAATGTGGCCTGAGCAATGGCGGTTAATTTCTGCTGATTTATTTAGTCAGGAAAAGTTTGCGTATTTAACTGAGTCATAA